In a genomic window of Erigeron canadensis isolate Cc75 chromosome 5, C_canadensis_v1, whole genome shotgun sequence:
- the LOC122601745 gene encoding uncharacterized protein LOC122601745 has protein sequence MSNSSSSDDFKFLNSTVMQMNTLFNPKIASAIFDVCNEDEADDVESSSRVPRNRRVLSRDHAGAAVRLWNDYFSDAPTFPTDYFRRRFRMRKHMFLRICQDMHNFSAIEPIPKHFLFFQKSETDCTGRVGFNIFQKCTSAIRQLAYASNADQLDEYLHMGRATSTECLHNFCKCVYYLYNTEYLRRPTTQDVQRLVSKHEEIHGFPGMLGSIDCMHWGWRNCPVAWQRQYTRSDKGHPTIMLEDVTSAPELQYTINNEEFTKGYYLADAARKDVERAFGVLQGRWAILKQDARPHSVNKIKRMMYACVILYNMIVQDNGNAISDLEEDYLSDPTNMPRRTWDERVATQMRVVGEIRDRRTHHRLRNALVDHVWHLPENYRQR, from the exons ATGTCTAATTCATCATCAAGTGACGATTTCAAATTTCTAAACTCAACCGTTATGCAAATGAACACCCTATTTAATCCAAAGATCGCAAGCGCAATTTTTGATGTTTGTAACGAAGACGAAGCAGACGATGTCGAGTCAAGTTCACGTGTACCTCGAAACAGGAGGGTTTTATCACGAGATCATGCCGGAGCCGCGGTGCGTTTATGGAATGATTACTTTTCTGATGCACCCACTTTCCCGACCGATTATTTTCGAAGAAGATTTCGAATGCGCAAGCATATGTTTCTTCGTATATGCCAAGATATGCACAACTTTAGCGCCATTGAACCAATACCCaaacattttctattttttcaaaaaagtgaAACCGATTGTACTGGTAGGGTTggtttcaacatttttcaaaaatgtacttcCGCCATACGTCAATTGGCGTATGCTTCTAATGCCGACCAATTAGATGAGTACTTACACATGGGTCGTGCGACTTCAACTGAATGCTTGCATAACTTTTGCaagtgtgtttattatttatataacactGAGTACTTAAGAAGGCCGACAACTCAGGATGTTCAACGTTTGGTAAGTAAGCATGAAGAGATTCATGGTTTTCCTGGTATGCTTGGTAGTattgattgtatgcattggggTTGGAGAAACTGTCCGGTGGCTTGGCAAAGGCAGTACACACGAAGCGATAAAGGACATCCCACGATCATGCTTGAAGATGTAACTTc GGCCCCCGAATTGCAATATACTATTAATAACGAAGAGTTTACGAAGGGATATTATCTAGCTGACG ctgcaagaaaggatgtcgAACGAGCTTTCGGGGTGCTTCAAGGTCGTTGGGCAATCCTTAAACAAGATGCCCGCCCGCATTCGGTGAACAAGATAAAACGTATGATGTATGCTTGTGTCATTCTATACAACATGATTGTTCAAGACAACGGTAATGCAATTTCCGACCTTGAGGAGGATTATTTGTCTGATCCAACTAATATGCCAAGACGTACGTGGGATGAAAGGGTTGCGACGCAAATGCGAGTCGTCGGAGAGATACGTGATAGAAGGACGCACCATCGACTTCGCAATGCTCTAGTGGATCATGTTTGGCACCTTCCGGAAAATTACCGTCAacgttga
- the LOC122599448 gene encoding glycerol-3-phosphate acyltransferase, chloroplastic, with the protein MSIIYSPSSPTLFFSTTIPRVSLSPTTSISTSSVRIRSVLRRFPCLAVSGAAAEAVHHNKCSPSSAAAPPPAGYSRTFLDARSEHDLLTGIQRELEAGALPKTIAQSMKELYQNYKNAVLESGDPRAEEIVLSNMCVAFDRMFCDVKESFEFSPYHEAIREPFDYYIFGQNYISPLINFKESYVGNLPLFSTMEEQLKQGDNVILISNHQSEADPAVIALLLERTNPRISESIIYVAGDRVITDPLCKPFSMGRNLLCVYSKKHMNDVPELADMKRRANTRTLKEMALLLRGGSKLIWIAPSGGRDRPDPVTNQWFPAPFDATSLDNMRRLVDHAGVVGHIYPLAILCHDIMPPPPQVEKDIGEERLIGYHGTGISVAPEVNFQKATASCGSTEEAKAAYSQALYDSVCEQYNVLQSAINGAKGLDASTSSVSLSQPVLSLD; encoded by the exons ATGTCAATAATATACTCCCCTTCTTCTCCTACTCTTTTCTTCTCCACCACAATCCCTAGGGTTTCTCTCTCACCTACTACTTCTATTTCTACTTCATCTGTACGCATTCGCTCCGTTCTCCGCCGCTTTCCGTGTTTAGCAGTTTCCGGCGCCGCCGCTGAAGCCGTTCACCATAACAAATGCTCACCGTCTTCTGCCGCCGCTCCTCCGCCGGCCGGTTACTCTCGCACTTTCCTCGATGCTCGGTCTGAACACG ATCTGCTTACTGGTATTCAGAGAGAGTTAGAAGCTGGAGCATTGCCAAAAACTATTGCTCAATCAATGAAGGAGCTGTATCAGAACTACAAAAATGCA GTTCTTGAAAGCGGAGATCCTCGTGCAGAAGAGATTGTACTGTCAAACATGTGTGTAGCATTTGATCGCATGTTCTGTGACGTGAAG GAGTCGTTTGAATTTTCACCATATCATGAAGCTATTCGGGAACCttttgattattatatatttggtcAAAATTATATTAGTCCTTTGATCAATTTCAA GGAATCATATGTTGGAAATCTCCCCCTTTTTAGTACAATGGAAGAACAGCTCAAGCAG GGTGATAATGTGATTTTGATTTCAAACCACCAATCAGAAGCAGATCCAGCTGTTATTGCCTTACTGCTTGAAAGAACAAATCCACGTATTTCTGAAAGCATA ATCTATGTGGCAGGGGATAGAGTTATAACAGATCCTCTTTGCAAGCCTTTCAGCATGGGAAG GAACCTCTTGTGCGTATACTCGAAAAAACATATGAATGATGTTCCTGAGCTTGCTGATATGAAAAGAAGAGCAAATACAAGAACTTTAAAAGAGATGGCTTTGCTTTTGAG GGGTGGATCGAAATTAATATGGATTGCACCAAGTGGTGGTAGGGACAGGCCAGATCCCGTCACCAACCAATGGTTTCCG GCACCGTTTGATGCCACTTCACTTGACAATATGAGAAGGCTTGTGGACCATGCTGGTGTGGTTGGTCATATATATCCTTTGGCCATATTGTGCCATGACATCATGCCGCCTCCTCCTCAA GTTGAGAAAGATATTGGAGAGGAAAGGTTAATTGGTTATCATGGGACTGGAATATCAGTGGCACCAGAAGTTAATTTCCAAAAAGCCACTGCCTCTTGTGGATCCACCGAGGAG GCCAAGGCAGCTTATTCACAGGCACTCTATGATTCCGTCTGTGAGCAATACAATGTGCTACAGTCTGCCATAAATGGAGCCAAAGGCTTGGACGCATCAACGTCCAGTGTTTCATTATCACAACCTGTGCTATCTCTCGACTAG